The Malus sylvestris chromosome 12, drMalSylv7.2, whole genome shotgun sequence genome contains a region encoding:
- the LOC126591813 gene encoding zeatin O-glucosyltransferase-like has translation MADGDQHHQNQSQVVVVMVPLPAQGHLNQLLHLSRLISAYNIPVHYVGAATHNCQAKLRAHDWDQTSVYKIQFHDFPTPPFLSPPPNPNATNKFPSHLQPSFEATAHLRQPLAKLLRELSLKGRRVIVIHDSMMASIIQDVASIPNGESYTFHSVSAFTIFLYLWEVIGKPKKLEELDVKLPDGIPSLEGCFTVEFRNFIDEQHKYQKLNNAGNLHNTSRTIEGPYMDLLNRIGDQKKHWAIGPFNPTTVAYPNNNSNSSRHMCLEWLDKQEQSSVMYVSFGTTTAMKDEQIQELAIGLEESKQRFIWVLRDADKGDLSNGAEVRRAKLPEGIEERFKGRGLVVRDWAPQLEILSHKSTGGFLSHCGWNSCMESITMGVPIAAWPMHSDQPRNTVLITKLLGVGFVMRDWDKRDELVTSQNVKNGVQKFMGSKEGEEIRKRAAELGAAVRQSRVEGPWTQTRRFPSCHSSR, from the exons ATGGCTGACGGTGACCAACACCATCAAAACCAATCCCAAGTGGTAGTTGTCATGGTGCCCTTGCCAGCCCAAGGCCACCTCAACCAACTCCTCCACCTCTCTCGCCTCATCTCCGCCTACAATATCCCCGTCCACTACGTTGGTGCCGCCACTCACAACTGCCAAGCCAAGCTCCGAGCCCACGATTGGGATCAAACCTCAGTCTACAAGATACAATTCCATGACTTCCCAACGCCTCCTTTCCTCTCCCCTCCTCCTAACCCCAATGCCACAAACAAGTTTCCCTCTCATCTCCAACCCTCCTTCGAAGCCACCGCCCACCTCCGCCAGCCCCTGGCGAAGCTCTTACGCGAGTTGTCACTCAAAGGAAGAAGGGTCATCGTCATCCACGACTCCATGATGGCTTCAATCATTCAAGATGTTGCTTCTATACCAAACGGAGAGTCCTACACTTTCCACTCCGTCTCTGCCTTTACGATTTTTTTGTACTTGTGGGAAGTAATCGGAAAACCGAAAAAGCTCGAGGAGCTCGATGTCAAGCTCCCAGACGGCATCCCATCTCTCGAAGGTTGTTTCACTGTTGAGTTCAGGAATTTCATTGATGAACAACATAAATACCAAAAGTTGAACAACGCAGGGAACCTTCACAACACCAGTAGAACCATTGAAGGACCGTACATGGATTTACTCAACAGGATTGGTGATCAGAAGAAGCATTGGGCCATAGGGCCATTCAACCCTACAACGGTTGCGTACCCTAATAACAATTCAAATAGTAGTAGACACATGTGTTTGGAATGGTTGGACAAACAAGAACAAAGTTCAGTGATGTATGTGTCTTTTGGGACCACCACAGCCATGAAAGATGAGCAGATTCAAGAGCTGGCAATTGGGTTGGAGGAAAGCAAGCAAAGGttcatttgggttttgaggGATGCTGATAAAGGCGACCTTTCGAATGGTGCGGAGGTTAGAAGGGCTAAGCTGCCAGAAGGAATTGAAGAGAGATTCAAAGGTAGGGGATTGGTGGTTAGAGATTGGGCCCCACAGTTGGAAATCCTGTCCCACAAATCAACAGGAGGGTTTCTGAGTCACTGTGGGTGGAACTCATGCATGGAGAGCATCACCATGGGGGTCCCTATAGCAGCTTGGCCAATGCACTCTGACCAACCAAGGAACACTGTTTTGATCACAAAGTTGCTTGGAGTTGGGTTTGTGATGAGGGATTGGGATAAGAGGGATGAGCTTGTCACGTCACAGAACGTTAAAAATGGTGTGCAGAAATTTATGGGGTCTAAAGAAGGGGAGGAGATAAGGAAGAGGGCAGCGGAGTTGGGGGCTGCCGTCCGCCAGTCGAGGGTTGAAG GCCCTTGGACTCAGACTCGTAGATTTCCATCCTGTCATAGCTCGAGATAA
- the LOC126591826 gene encoding RNA-binding protein Y14-like: protein MEGHCDDDPMEEEVVEAMPRRIKGRGGLRAPSKTLDLDHPNNPPSFPRCNASQSPAYAPQRSIEGWIILITGIHEEVQEDDLFNVFGDYGAIKDLHLNLDRRTGFVKGYVLIEYEKFEEAKAAISGMNGAKLFGQTISGDWAFSTGSFGGNLRSPESNRSRSPRRRY, encoded by the exons atgGAAGGCCACTGCGACGACGATCCAATGGAGGAGGAAGTGGTTGAGGCGATGCCTAGGAGAATCAAAGGCAGAGGAGGTTTAAGGGCCccatccaaaaccctagaccTAGACCACCCGAACAACCCTCCTTCTTTCCCCCGTTGCAATGCCTCCCAATCTCCGGCTTACGCTCCTCAACGCT CTATTGAAGGATGGATCATATTGATCACTGGAATACATGAGGAGGTACAGGAAGATGATCTTTTTAATGTATTTGGCGACTATGGAGCAATCAAGGATTTGCATCTGAATCTTGACCGTCGCACTGGATTTGTTAAG GGTTATGTGCTGATTGAATATGAGAAGTTTGAAGAAGCTAAGGCAGCAATATCGGGAATGAATGGTGCCAAACTTTTTGGTCAAACCATATCTGGTGATTGGGCCTTCAGTACTGGTTCCTTCGGAGGCAATTTAAG GTCACCGGAATCAAACCGTTCTCGAAGTCCAAGGAGGAGATACTGA